One segment of Streptomyces sp. NA02950 DNA contains the following:
- a CDS encoding MATE family efflux transporter, with protein sequence MTQAPTSPRSTTRSNVRRHDREILALAVPAFGALVTEPLFLMVDSAVVGHLGTAQLAGFGVAAALLSTAVNVFVFLAYATTGAVARRVGAGDLAGAIRQGMDGIWLALLLGAVVVAVAFPAAPALAELFGASDTAAPHATTYLRISALGIPAMLVVLAATGVLRGLQNTRTPLYVAVGGFAANAALNATLVYVAGLGIAGSAWGTVIAQNAMAAVYLVVVVRGARRHGTSLRPDAAGIRACAHAGTPLLIRTLSLRAVMLIATAVAARLGDTDIAAHQIVLSLWTLLAFALDAIAIAGQAIIGRYLGASDAEGARAACRRMVQWGVACGVVLGLLVIACRPLFIPLFTSDPAVRDTLLPALLVAAVTQPISGVVMVLDGVLMGAGDGPYLAWAMLITLAVFAPAALLVPTLGGGLTAVWWTMTLMMAVRMATLWLRARSGRWIVTGAVRA encoded by the coding sequence ATGACACAGGCCCCCACGAGCCCCCGGAGCACCACTCGGAGCAACGTCCGGCGCCATGACCGCGAGATCCTCGCACTCGCCGTGCCCGCCTTCGGCGCGCTCGTGACGGAGCCCCTCTTCCTCATGGTCGACAGCGCCGTGGTCGGCCATCTGGGCACCGCCCAGCTCGCCGGGTTCGGGGTGGCCGCCGCCCTGCTGTCCACCGCTGTCAACGTCTTCGTCTTCCTCGCCTATGCCACCACCGGGGCGGTGGCCCGCCGGGTCGGCGCGGGCGATCTGGCCGGGGCGATCCGCCAGGGCATGGACGGCATCTGGCTCGCCCTGCTGCTGGGCGCCGTTGTTGTCGCCGTCGCGTTTCCGGCCGCCCCGGCGCTGGCCGAGCTCTTCGGCGCCTCCGACACCGCCGCCCCGCACGCCACCACCTATCTGCGCATCAGCGCCCTGGGCATACCGGCGATGCTCGTGGTGCTCGCCGCCACCGGGGTGCTCCGCGGCCTCCAGAACACCCGCACCCCGCTGTATGTCGCGGTCGGAGGCTTCGCGGCCAACGCCGCGCTGAACGCCACCCTCGTCTACGTCGCCGGGCTCGGTATCGCGGGCTCCGCCTGGGGCACCGTGATCGCCCAGAACGCCATGGCCGCCGTCTACCTCGTTGTGGTCGTCCGAGGCGCCCGGCGGCACGGCACCTCACTGCGTCCCGACGCCGCCGGAATCAGGGCCTGCGCCCATGCCGGAACGCCCCTGCTGATCCGCACCCTCTCGCTGCGCGCCGTGATGCTCATCGCCACGGCGGTGGCCGCGCGCCTCGGCGACACCGATATCGCCGCCCATCAGATCGTGCTCAGCCTGTGGACCCTGCTGGCCTTCGCGCTGGACGCCATCGCCATCGCGGGCCAGGCGATCATCGGGCGCTATCTGGGGGCGAGCGACGCCGAGGGGGCCCGCGCCGCCTGCCGCCGCATGGTGCAGTGGGGTGTGGCCTGCGGGGTGGTCCTCGGGCTGCTGGTGATCGCGTGCCGGCCGCTGTTCATCCCTCTGTTCACCAGCGATCCCGCGGTACGGGACACCCTGCTGCCCGCCCTGCTGGTCGCGGCCGTCACCCAGCCCATCTCGGGCGTGGTGATGGTGCTCGACGGCGTGCTGATGGGTGCGGGCGACGGTCCGTATCTCGCCTGGGCGATGCTGATCACGCTCGCGGTCTTCGCCCCGGCGGCACTGCTGGTCCCCACGCTCGGCGGGGGACTGACCGCCGTGTGGTGGACCATGACGCTGATGATGGCGGTCCGGATGGCCACTCTGTGGCTGCGGGCCCGCTCCGGCCGCTGGATCGTCACCGGCGCCGTCCGCGCCTGA
- the dnaB gene encoding replicative DNA helicase — MSVPEPMDDPWADSGPAERFPSPRFRRGEGGGRGRDDQHDRGRDGDGGSAWEGSGFERVPPQDLDAEQSVLGGMLLSKDAIADVVEVLKGHDFYRPAHETVYQAILDLYAKGEPADPITVAAELTKRGEIARVGGASYLHTLVQSVPTAANAEYYAEIVHERAVLRRLVEAGTRITQMGYAADGDVDEIVNNAQAEIYAVTEQRTSEDYLPLGDIMEGALDEIEAIGSRSGQMSGVPTGFTDLDSLTNGLHPGQMIVIAARPAMGKSTLALDFARACSIKNNMPSVIFSLEMGRNEIAMRLLSAEARVALHHMRSGSMTDEDWTRLARRMPDVSQAPLYIDDSPNLSMMEIRAKCRRLKQRNDLQLVVIDYLQLMQSGGARRPESRQQEVSDMSRNLKLLAKELEVPVIALSQLNRGPEQRTDKKPMVSDLRESGSIEQDADMVILLHREDAYEKESPRAGEADLIVAKHRNGPTATITVAFQGHYSRFVDMAQT, encoded by the coding sequence GTGAGCGTGCCCGAGCCCATGGACGACCCGTGGGCGGACTCCGGTCCGGCCGAGCGGTTCCCCTCCCCCCGGTTCCGCCGCGGTGAAGGTGGTGGCCGGGGCCGTGACGACCAGCATGACCGCGGGCGTGACGGAGACGGCGGAAGCGCCTGGGAGGGCTCCGGCTTCGAGCGCGTCCCGCCGCAGGACCTCGACGCCGAGCAGTCCGTGCTCGGCGGCATGCTGCTCTCCAAGGACGCCATCGCCGATGTGGTGGAGGTCCTCAAGGGCCATGACTTCTACCGCCCCGCCCACGAGACCGTCTACCAGGCCATCCTGGACCTGTATGCGAAGGGCGAACCGGCCGACCCGATCACGGTCGCCGCTGAGCTGACCAAGCGCGGTGAGATCGCCCGCGTGGGTGGCGCCTCGTATCTCCACACCCTCGTCCAGTCGGTCCCCACCGCCGCCAACGCCGAGTACTACGCGGAGATCGTCCACGAGCGTGCCGTGCTGCGGCGTCTGGTCGAGGCCGGTACGCGCATCACCCAGATGGGATACGCGGCGGACGGCGATGTCGATGAGATCGTCAACAACGCCCAGGCGGAGATCTACGCCGTCACCGAACAGCGCACCAGCGAGGACTATCTGCCGCTCGGCGACATCATGGAGGGCGCGCTCGACGAGATCGAGGCGATCGGTTCGCGCAGCGGGCAGATGTCCGGAGTGCCCACCGGGTTCACCGATCTCGACTCGCTGACCAACGGTCTGCACCCGGGCCAGATGATCGTCATCGCCGCGCGTCCCGCCATGGGTAAGTCCACCCTGGCGCTGGACTTCGCGCGCGCCTGCTCCATCAAGAACAACATGCCCAGCGTCATCTTCTCGCTGGAGATGGGGCGCAACGAGATCGCCATGCGTCTGCTGTCCGCCGAGGCCCGGGTGGCACTGCACCACATGCGCTCGGGCAGCATGACCGACGAGGACTGGACGCGGCTGGCCCGCCGGATGCCGGATGTCTCCCAGGCACCGCTCTACATCGACGACTCGCCCAACCTGTCGATGATGGAGATCCGCGCCAAGTGCCGTCGGCTGAAGCAGCGCAATGACCTCCAACTGGTGGTCATCGACTATCTCCAGCTGATGCAGTCCGGCGGCGCCCGGCGCCCCGAGAGCCGTCAGCAAGAGGTCTCGGACATGTCGCGAAACCTGAAGCTGCTGGCCAAGGAGCTGGAAGTGCCGGTCATCGCGCTCTCCCAGCTGAACCGTGGACCCGAGCAGCGCACCGACAAGAAGCCGATGGTCTCGGACCTCCGGGAAAGTGGGTCCATCGAGCAGGACGCCGACATGGTCATCCTGCTCCACCGCGAGGACGCCTACGAGAAGGAGTCCCCGCGCGCGGGCGAGGCGGACCTGATCGTGGCCAAGCACCGTAACGGTCCGACGGCCACCATCACCGTCGCCTTCCAGGGCCACTACTCCCGCTTCGTCGACATGGCTCAGACCTGA
- a CDS encoding TetR/AcrR family transcriptional regulator yields the protein MGRPKQFDPDVAVEHAMDVFWRKGYAGTTPQDLVDAIGIGKGSLYNTFGSKHALFEQALRRYRDSQAVALIEMFEEPGPVKARLRTALEFLAEMDLADPDRRGCMAVNTAAELAGTDQVATELVQRMFARTEDAFRALIEEGQRSGEIAPERDPAALGSLLLNTVVGLRLMARVAESPDRLVRVIDATVDSL from the coding sequence ATGGGAAGGCCCAAGCAGTTCGATCCGGATGTCGCCGTTGAACACGCCATGGACGTGTTCTGGCGGAAGGGGTATGCCGGGACCACGCCGCAGGATCTCGTCGACGCGATCGGCATCGGCAAGGGCAGCCTCTACAACACGTTCGGCAGTAAACACGCCTTGTTCGAGCAGGCACTTCGCCGCTATCGCGACAGCCAGGCCGTTGCTCTCATCGAGATGTTCGAGGAGCCCGGGCCGGTCAAGGCTCGTCTGCGCACGGCGCTGGAGTTCCTTGCCGAGATGGACCTCGCCGACCCGGACCGTCGGGGCTGCATGGCTGTGAACACGGCGGCAGAACTCGCCGGCACGGACCAGGTGGCAACCGAACTCGTCCAGCGCATGTTCGCTCGAACCGAGGACGCCTTCCGCGCGCTGATCGAAGAAGGGCAACGCTCGGGAGAGATCGCACCGGAACGTGATCCCGCGGCACTGGGAAGCCTGCTGCTGAACACAGTCGTGGGCCTGCGGCTCATGGCGCGTGTTGCCGAAAGCCCTGATCGGCTTGTCCGAGTGATCGACGCGACGGTCGACTCTCTCTAA
- a CDS encoding oxidoreductase, whose product MHLKLTAKTAVVTGASRGIGLATARTLTAEGVRVVGAARTITPELKETGASTVSADLSTAEGVATVMDSALTELGGIDLLVNNVGAGDDVEPVGFLGTDDSQWTRVLDLNLLSAVRVARAALPSLIERHGSIVNVSSINSRLPAAGPVAYSAAKAALAALGKSLAEEFGPQGVRVNTVSPGVVRTAIWEDPEGFGGKVAAGAGAEHAVFLQRIPEAFNITTGRITEPEEVAALIAFLLSDVAGNITGADHIIDGGTVKTL is encoded by the coding sequence GTGCACCTCAAGCTCACCGCCAAGACGGCCGTCGTCACCGGTGCCAGCCGGGGCATCGGGCTCGCCACTGCTCGGACCCTCACAGCCGAAGGTGTCCGCGTCGTCGGCGCCGCCCGCACCATCACGCCCGAGTTGAAGGAAACCGGTGCCTCCACGGTGTCGGCCGACCTGAGCACCGCCGAAGGTGTCGCCACTGTGATGGACAGCGCCCTCACCGAGCTGGGCGGCATCGACCTGCTGGTGAACAACGTCGGAGCCGGGGACGACGTGGAGCCCGTCGGCTTCCTCGGCACCGACGACTCCCAGTGGACCCGCGTCCTCGACCTCAACCTGCTCAGTGCCGTCCGTGTCGCCCGCGCGGCTCTGCCGAGCCTGATCGAGCGCCATGGGTCGATCGTCAACGTCTCGTCCATCAACTCACGGCTGCCTGCCGCTGGCCCGGTCGCCTACAGCGCGGCCAAGGCGGCCCTGGCCGCACTCGGCAAGTCCCTGGCTGAAGAGTTCGGGCCCCAGGGGGTGCGCGTGAACACCGTCTCTCCCGGAGTGGTCCGCACTGCCATATGGGAGGACCCTGAGGGATTCGGTGGCAAGGTGGCGGCCGGAGCCGGGGCGGAGCACGCCGTGTTCCTTCAGCGGATCCCGGAAGCCTTCAACATCACTACTGGCCGCATTACCGAACCCGAGGAAGTGGCGGCCTTGATCGCGTTCCTCCTCTCCGACGTCGCGGGCAACATCACTGGCGCCGACCACATCATCGACGGTGGCACCGTCAAGACACTCTGA
- a CDS encoding SDR family NAD(P)-dependent oxidoreductase: MTRIALVTGATSGIGRAIAARFAADRAEVFITGRHADTVERTAKELGVHGVVCDATDPSQVEALSRRLSSLDVLVNAAGGLAGAGSPGERSPLEVVAAEWQANLAQNLLGAVLTTTAVRDLLAPGSSVISIGSIGAERRGGSYGAAKAALAAWNAALSAELGPHGITTNVISAGYIAGTDFFQGGLTDERRDALVQETHNKRPGHVDDITQTAYFLASPGARHITGQTIHVNGGAHTTR; encoded by the coding sequence GTGACCCGCATCGCCCTCGTCACCGGAGCCACCAGCGGCATCGGTCGTGCCATCGCAGCGCGGTTCGCCGCCGACCGGGCCGAGGTCTTCATCACCGGACGCCATGCCGACACGGTCGAGCGAACCGCCAAGGAGCTCGGCGTCCACGGCGTCGTCTGCGACGCGACCGACCCCTCCCAGGTCGAGGCCCTCAGCCGACGTCTGAGCTCCCTCGACGTCCTCGTCAACGCGGCCGGCGGCCTCGCCGGGGCCGGAAGCCCCGGCGAACGGTCGCCCCTGGAGGTGGTGGCCGCCGAATGGCAGGCCAACCTCGCCCAGAACCTGCTCGGTGCGGTCCTGACCACCACCGCGGTCCGGGACCTCCTTGCCCCCGGCAGCTCGGTGATCAGCATCGGCTCGATCGGCGCCGAGCGCCGGGGCGGCTCGTACGGGGCGGCCAAGGCGGCCCTCGCCGCCTGGAACGCCGCGCTCTCCGCCGAACTCGGCCCGCACGGCATCACCACCAACGTCATCTCCGCCGGCTATATCGCGGGTACTGACTTCTTCCAGGGCGGCCTGACCGACGAACGCCGCGACGCCCTCGTCCAGGAGACCCACAACAAGCGGCCGGGCCATGTCGACGACATCACGCAGACCGCGTACTTCCTCGCCTCCCCCGGCGCCCGCCACATCACCGGCCAGACCATCCACGTCAACGGCGGCGCCCACACCACCCGGTAG
- a CDS encoding IS110 family transposase, which produces MHPRVWAGIDAGKAHHHCVAIDSEGNKLLSRRVANDEPELLQLLADVLALGHEVVWAVDLADGGAALAITTLLAHDQQVLYISGRTVNRASEAYRGESKSDARDAAIIADQARMRRDLTPMRLPDSLSAELKLLTARRTDLVCDRTRTINRLRAQLNGIFPALERALDLSNAGPLILLTGYQTPASIRRLGRTRLEAWLRRRKVRSAGQVARTALEAAERQHTAVPGEDVAAELVHTLAQQLTALNEQIAAVDRRIAERFREHELAEVITSMPGIGPTLGAEFLAATNGDMELFGSPDRLAGFCGLAPASRDSGRISGNLRRPQRYHRGLQRVFYTSALISIQRHPESRAFYDRKRAEGKRHTQAVIALARRRVNVLWALLRDRRCYQAVPPVAMAA; this is translated from the coding sequence ATGCACCCCCGCGTATGGGCCGGAATCGACGCCGGCAAGGCCCACCACCACTGTGTGGCAATCGACTCCGAGGGGAACAAACTCCTCTCCCGCCGCGTGGCCAACGACGAGCCGGAACTCCTCCAACTCCTGGCCGATGTCCTTGCGCTGGGCCATGAGGTGGTCTGGGCCGTCGACCTCGCCGACGGCGGCGCCGCACTGGCCATCACCACCCTGCTCGCCCATGACCAGCAGGTGCTCTACATCTCCGGTCGCACCGTCAACCGTGCCTCGGAGGCATACCGGGGCGAGAGCAAGAGCGACGCCCGCGACGCCGCGATCATCGCTGATCAGGCACGCATGCGCCGCGACCTGACCCCGATGCGATTGCCCGACAGCCTCAGCGCCGAACTGAAGCTCCTCACTGCCCGCCGCACCGATCTGGTCTGCGATCGCACCCGCACCATCAACCGGCTCCGCGCCCAGCTGAACGGCATCTTCCCCGCTCTGGAACGGGCATTGGACCTGAGCAACGCGGGCCCGCTGATCCTGCTCACCGGATACCAGACCCCGGCCTCTATCCGGCGGCTGGGCCGCACCCGCCTGGAGGCATGGCTTCGCCGTCGCAAGGTCCGCAGCGCCGGTCAGGTCGCCCGGACCGCGCTGGAGGCCGCCGAACGGCAGCACACCGCCGTGCCGGGGGAAGACGTCGCCGCCGAGCTGGTGCACACGCTCGCCCAGCAACTGACCGCTCTCAACGAGCAGATCGCCGCAGTGGACCGTCGCATCGCCGAGCGGTTCAGGGAGCACGAACTCGCCGAGGTCATCACCAGCATGCCCGGCATCGGCCCGACTCTCGGTGCGGAGTTCCTCGCTGCCACCAACGGTGACATGGAGCTCTTCGGCTCCCCGGACCGGCTTGCCGGCTTCTGCGGTCTGGCTCCCGCCTCGCGCGACTCCGGCCGCATCAGCGGCAACCTGCGCCGACCCCAGCGATACCACCGCGGCTTGCAGCGTGTCTTCTACACCTCCGCGCTGATCAGCATCCAACGCCACCCAGAGTCCAGGGCGTTCTACGACCGCAAGAGGGCCGAGGGGAAGCGCCACACGCAGGCCGTCATCGCCCTCGCGCGCAGACGTGTCAACGTCCTGTGGGCACTCCTGCGGGACAGGCGCTGCTACCAAGCGGTCCCACCCGTCGCTATGGCGGCATGA
- a CDS encoding MarR family winged helix-turn-helix transcriptional regulator produces MAEPPFRSAAGIAAAWQRERPGTPTESIEIVTPIWWLAKLFADDRGRALRAAGIDTATLDLLSVIRRSGPPYALSTREIADRTLVTAGAISQRVARAEGQGLVRRAPGTTGRRTVMVSLTDEGHALVERSVDVVLGREAALVSGLSADERAALVALLDKLLADVGRRQREG; encoded by the coding sequence GTGGCCGAACCACCGTTCCGCTCCGCCGCCGGGATCGCGGCCGCGTGGCAGCGGGAGCGACCGGGCACACCGACCGAGTCGATCGAGATCGTGACGCCCATCTGGTGGCTGGCGAAGCTCTTCGCGGACGACCGCGGCCGGGCGCTGCGCGCGGCGGGCATCGACACCGCCACCCTCGATCTGCTGTCCGTCATCCGCCGCTCCGGACCGCCGTACGCCCTCAGCACCCGCGAGATCGCCGATCGGACGCTGGTGACGGCCGGGGCGATCTCGCAGCGCGTCGCCCGTGCCGAGGGGCAGGGGCTCGTTCGGCGGGCGCCGGGTACGACGGGGCGCCGGACGGTGATGGTGTCCCTGACGGACGAGGGACACGCCCTTGTCGAGCGGTCCGTGGATGTGGTGCTCGGGCGCGAGGCCGCGCTCGTCAGCGGGTTGTCCGCGGACGAGCGCGCCGCACTCGTCGCCCTTCTGGACAAGCTGCTCGCCGATGTCGGCCGACGTCAACGCGAGGGCTGA
- the trxA gene encoding thioredoxin has product MTAQTHTGGRTHLGGVATVTDETFAAEVLAAGVPVLVEFTASWCPPCRMIAPVLAEIAREEAHRLKVVELDVDQNPRTTAAYGVLSMPTLMVFRAGEPVRSMVGARPKRRLMEELSDVI; this is encoded by the coding sequence ATGACGGCACAGACGCATACCGGGGGACGGACACACCTCGGGGGAGTGGCCACGGTCACGGACGAGACGTTCGCGGCGGAGGTGCTGGCGGCCGGGGTGCCGGTCCTGGTGGAGTTCACCGCCTCGTGGTGCCCGCCGTGCCGGATGATCGCGCCGGTGCTGGCGGAGATCGCCCGGGAGGAGGCGCACCGGTTGAAGGTGGTGGAGCTGGACGTGGACCAGAACCCGCGCACCACGGCGGCGTACGGGGTGCTGTCGATGCCGACGCTGATGGTGTTCCGGGCGGGCGAACCGGTGCGCTCGATGGTCGGCGCCCGGCCCAAGCGCCGGCTGATGGAGGAGCTCTCCGATGTGATCTGA
- a CDS encoding MerR family transcriptional regulator: MRIGELAERAGITTRTLRYYESLGLLPARRTGNGYRAYDEDDLRLVQEIRMLRDFGIGLEETRPFLECLRSGHPAGDSCPASLEVYRRKLAELDDCIARLTGVRHRVEEQLAQAERARSALEAEATAPGGAPEPRCALTPRPSIKTCTGEGD; encoded by the coding sequence ATGCGGATCGGAGAGCTGGCCGAACGGGCGGGAATCACCACCCGCACCCTGCGCTACTACGAGTCGCTCGGGCTGCTGCCCGCGCGGCGCACGGGCAATGGATACCGGGCGTACGACGAGGACGACCTGCGGCTGGTCCAGGAGATCCGCATGCTGCGGGACTTCGGCATCGGTCTGGAGGAGACCCGGCCGTTCCTGGAGTGTCTGCGCTCCGGGCATCCGGCCGGTGACTCCTGCCCCGCCTCGCTGGAGGTGTACCGGCGCAAGCTGGCCGAACTGGACGACTGCATCGCGCGGCTGACCGGCGTACGGCACCGGGTCGAGGAGCAGCTCGCCCAGGCGGAGCGGGCGCGTTCGGCGCTGGAGGCGGAGGCGACGGCGCCGGGGGGAGCTCCGGAGCCGCGCTGCGCACTGACGCCGCGGCCATCCATCAAGACCTGCACGGGAGAAGGAGACTGA
- a CDS encoding serine hydrolase, which translates to MTAPDATAEWADLLPATRRALLRRVAVGQSQGRAPSLVGAVMREGRLVWSGARSGVDGLAPDAGTQYRIGSLTKVFVAVLVMRLRDEGLLDLADPLAKHLEVPEAEGATVAQLLSHTSGLAAEARGPWWERTPGTLRPETADIFGDRPLVHPAGRRHHYSNPGFALLGALVERLRGAPWGEVLRDEVLEPLGMARTSLEPRSPYAGGWAVHPWADVLLPEPAEDTGRMAPAGQLWSTAADLARFAAFLLDGDDRVLGAGTLTEMRTPAVAPDSRDWDGGYGLGVQLARRGGRFLYGHGGSMPGFLATLWVSAEDRLAGIALANATAGPAVGAVAADLIRIVAEHEPRIPEPWRPLPEADPALLALTGPWYWGATPYVLRLRGDRALELSPVGGKGRGSHFRAEPDGTWTGLDGYYAGETLRVVAGEDGGPAHLDLGTFVFTREPYAPDGAVPGGVDPDGWRTL; encoded by the coding sequence ATGACCGCACCGGACGCCACCGCCGAATGGGCGGACCTGCTGCCCGCCACCCGCCGTGCCCTGCTGCGACGCGTCGCCGTCGGTCAGAGCCAGGGCCGCGCCCCCTCGCTCGTGGGCGCAGTGATGAGGGAGGGACGGCTGGTGTGGTCGGGCGCGCGCAGCGGTGTGGACGGTCTCGCACCGGACGCCGGCACCCAGTACCGGATCGGCTCGCTCACCAAGGTCTTCGTGGCCGTGCTGGTGATGCGGCTGCGTGACGAGGGGCTGCTGGATCTCGCCGATCCGCTGGCCAAGCATCTGGAGGTGCCGGAGGCGGAGGGCGCGACCGTCGCCCAGCTTCTCTCCCACACCTCGGGTCTGGCCGCCGAGGCACGCGGTCCCTGGTGGGAGCGGACGCCGGGCACCCTGCGGCCCGAGACGGCGGACATCTTCGGCGACCGCCCGCTGGTCCACCCCGCCGGTCGCCGCCACCACTACTCCAACCCCGGTTTCGCGCTGCTCGGAGCGCTCGTCGAGCGGCTGCGCGGGGCGCCCTGGGGCGAGGTGCTGCGCGACGAGGTGCTGGAGCCGCTGGGGATGGCGCGTACGTCGCTGGAGCCGCGTTCCCCGTACGCCGGGGGCTGGGCCGTGCACCCCTGGGCGGATGTGCTGCTGCCCGAACCGGCCGAGGACACCGGGCGGATGGCCCCGGCCGGGCAGCTGTGGTCCACCGCCGCGGATCTGGCCCGCTTCGCCGCCTTCCTCCTCGACGGGGACGACCGGGTGCTCGGTGCCGGGACGCTGACCGAGATGCGGACGCCCGCCGTCGCGCCCGACAGCCGGGACTGGGACGGCGGTTACGGCCTCGGAGTGCAGCTCGCCCGGCGCGGCGGGCGGTTCCTGTACGGCCACGGCGGCTCCATGCCGGGCTTCCTGGCGACCCTGTGGGTGAGCGCGGAGGACCGGCTCGCCGGGATCGCGCTGGCCAACGCGACCGCCGGGCCCGCCGTCGGCGCCGTCGCCGCCGATCTGATCCGGATCGTGGCGGAGCACGAGCCCCGGATCCCCGAGCCCTGGCGGCCGCTGCCGGAGGCGGATCCGGCGCTGCTGGCGCTCACCGGGCCCTGGTACTGGGGTGCCACCCCCTATGTGCTGCGGCTGCGCGGCGACCGCGCGCTGGAGCTGTCCCCGGTCGGCGGGAAGGGCCGCGGGTCGCACTTCCGCGCCGAACCGGATGGCACCTGGACCGGACTCGACGGCTACTACGCGGGGGAGACGCTGCGCGTGGTGGCGGGAGAGGACGGCGGCCCGGCCCATCTCGACCTCGGCACCTTCGTGTTCACGCGGGAGCCGTACGCCCCGGACGGCGCGGTGCCCGGCGGTGTCGACCCGGACGGCTGGCGCACCCTCTGA
- a CDS encoding SGNH/GDSL hydrolase family protein, with product MRFSPLRLSTSLLALSAVVAASGVATARPGGPAADRERPRTGWSAGWAAPVQRPSAGFEPNWAETGFADQTVRQVVRVTDGGTAARIRLSNRYGTAPLRIAGATIARSAHGASVRTATLRGLTFGHRRAVEIPAGGETVSDAAPLRLAPFESVTVTLYFRRPTGPATFHAQAYAGSYRADGDHRDDRTGAAFTERTHSWYYLSDVEVTGGRGAGERNGAARRDTVVAFGDSITDGFGSGHDTNHRWPDRLAERLAAAGTPRPVLNSGIGGNLLRHDSRWYGERAGARFQRDVLDKSGVRSVIVLEGLNDIGFSEVDLPTYKPNPQISADEVIASYRELIERAHARGIKVIGGTILPFKGAEYHTARSEAKRAAINEWIRTSGAFDAVVDFAEVMASPSDPLALDPAYDSGDAKHPNDAGYRRMAEAVDLAAL from the coding sequence GTGCGCTTCTCCCCGCTCCGCCTCAGTACGTCCCTGCTCGCCCTCTCCGCCGTCGTGGCCGCCTCCGGCGTGGCCACCGCCCGGCCCGGCGGCCCAGCCGCCGACCGCGAGCGGCCGCGCACCGGCTGGTCGGCCGGATGGGCCGCCCCCGTCCAGCGCCCCAGCGCGGGCTTCGAACCCAACTGGGCCGAGACCGGTTTCGCCGACCAGACCGTGCGCCAGGTGGTCCGGGTCACCGACGGCGGTACCGCGGCCCGCATCAGGCTCTCCAACCGCTACGGCACCGCACCGCTGCGGATCGCGGGCGCGACCATCGCCCGCTCCGCGCACGGCGCCTCCGTCCGCACCGCGACCCTGCGCGGGCTCACCTTCGGCCACCGGCGTGCGGTGGAGATCCCGGCGGGCGGTGAGACGGTGAGCGACGCGGCGCCGCTGCGGCTGGCGCCGTTCGAGTCGGTCACGGTGACGCTGTACTTCCGGCGTCCGACCGGTCCGGCCACGTTCCACGCGCAGGCGTACGCCGGCAGCTACCGCGCCGACGGGGACCACCGCGACGACCGCACCGGAGCGGCCTTCACCGAGCGGACCCACTCCTGGTACTACCTGTCGGACGTCGAAGTAACCGGCGGCCGGGGCGCCGGGGAGAGGAACGGGGCGGCCCGCCGCGACACCGTGGTGGCCTTCGGCGACTCGATCACCGACGGCTTCGGTTCCGGCCATGACACCAACCACCGCTGGCCGGACCGGCTGGCCGAGCGCCTCGCCGCCGCGGGCACCCCGCGGCCCGTCCTCAACTCCGGTATCGGCGGCAATCTGCTGCGGCACGACTCGCGCTGGTACGGGGAGCGCGCGGGCGCCCGCTTCCAGCGCGATGTGCTGGACAAATCGGGCGTACGATCGGTGATCGTCCTCGAAGGGCTCAACGACATCGGCTTCAGCGAGGTGGACCTCCCCACCTACAAGCCGAACCCGCAGATCTCGGCGGACGAGGTGATCGCCTCGTACCGGGAGCTGATCGAGCGGGCCCACGCCCGCGGCATCAAGGTCATCGGTGGCACGATCCTGCCGTTCAAGGGCGCCGAGTACCACACCGCGCGCTCCGAGGCGAAGCGCGCGGCGATCAACGAGTGGATCCGCACCTCCGGCGCGTTCGACGCGGTCGTGGACTTCGCCGAGGTCATGGCCTCGCCGTCGGATCCGCTGGCGCTCGACCCGGCGTACGACTCGGGGGACGCCAAGCACCCCAACGACGCGGGCTACCGGCGGATGGCCGAGGCCGTCGACCTCGCCGCGCTCTGA
- a CDS encoding GNAT family N-acetyltransferase, with amino-acid sequence MSDFEIRRATAEDIPDIVAMLADDPLGARRESPDDPAPYRAAFERLDRDPNQRLVVAVRDGRTVGTLQLTVIPGLSRRGATRSIIEAVRIHADERGSGLGTRLIEWAVAESRREDCVLVQLTSDATRIDAHRFYERLGFEASHVGFKLPLS; translated from the coding sequence GTGAGCGACTTCGAGATCCGGCGCGCGACCGCCGAGGACATACCCGACATCGTGGCGATGCTGGCCGACGATCCGCTCGGCGCCCGGCGCGAGTCACCCGACGACCCCGCGCCCTACCGCGCCGCCTTCGAGCGGCTGGACCGGGATCCGAACCAGCGGCTGGTCGTCGCGGTCCGGGACGGCCGGACCGTCGGCACCCTCCAGCTGACCGTGATCCCCGGGCTGTCGCGGCGCGGCGCCACCCGCTCGATCATCGAAGCGGTCCGGATCCACGCCGACGAGCGCGGCAGCGGCCTGGGCACCCGGCTGATCGAGTGGGCCGTGGCGGAGTCGCGTCGCGAGGACTGCGTCCTGGTGCAGCTCACCTCGGACGCCACCCGTATCGACGCCCACCGCTTCTACGAGCGGCTCGGCTTCGAGGCCAGCCACGTCGGCTTCAAGCTGCCGCTGTCGTAA